In Populus trichocarpa isolate Nisqually-1 chromosome 12, P.trichocarpa_v4.1, whole genome shotgun sequence, a genomic segment contains:
- the LOC7483492 gene encoding protein EXECUTER 2, chloroplastic, whose amino-acid sequence MMVGNNVCGMGQSITTVPQLRPFCCIDFSAHKSTNFSFLFGWGRSSALLNNNRNSSFSLNKTTRKNSNLHCCRCNNSNNTLEWDWNRWNRHFSEIEQAESFASVLKFQLEDAIENEDFQEAAKLKIAIAEATSKDNVAHIMSELKNAVEEERYHDASKLCKYTGSGLVGWWVGYSSDSDDPFGRLVRITPGVGRFVGRSYTPRQLVSSSLGTPLFEIFVVKDAEEKYAMQVVCLQRTKGRSTNSTSSRSKSTQVPSISEDKNASVVDVQENDIKTERSEGKSINIEEATEEGIKSVINFLKDKIPGLKVKVVNINTTDEVMEDSDFVKQLMQEDDDKTGSSENSEEHASDLEEIQPDEVALEGSSDSSEDGKDLDMKLFIGGVVHNNEDTPSKDEYVRLPAEIKDMERDSFVLHVQRSLDSGSKESKASKVKVAAITAKGISELMPSDVAKAFWGADKVSSKVSRNVREIVKLAVSQAQKQSSLSEYTTFSRVTTSNSSLDPFDGLYVGAFGPYGTEIVQLRRKYGHWNIEDDQSSDVEFFEYVEAVKLTGDLNVPAGQVTFRARIGKGSRNSNRGKYPDELGVVASYKGQGRIAEFGFKNPQWVDGELLQLNGRGIGPYVKGADLGFLYVVPEQSFLVLFNRLKLPD is encoded by the exons ATGATGGTGGGAAATAATGTCTGTGGGATGGGGCAATCGATAACTACAGTGCCCCAGTTAAGACCCTTTTGTTGCATTGATTTCTCAGCCCACAAGTCTACCAATTTTAGCTTTCTTTTCGGTTGGGGCCGCTCTTCTGCTCTTCTCAACAACAACAggaattcttctttttctctaaaTAAAACCACCCGCAAGAACTCAAATTTGCACTGCTGTCGTTGCAACAATAGCAATAATACTTTGGAGTGGGACTGGAACAGATGGAACCGCCATTTTTCTGAGATTGAACAAGCTGAAAGTTTTGCTTCTGTTCTCAAG TTTCAACTggaggatgcaattgaaaatgaagactTTCAAGAGGCTGCAAAGTTGAAAATAGCCATTGCCGAAGCTACTTCAAAGGATAATGTAGCCCATATAATGTCTGAATTGAAG AATGCAGTAGAGGAAGAACGATACCACGATGCTTCAAAATTGTGTAAATATACAGGAAGTGGATTG GTAGGTTGGTGGGTGGGCTACTCATCGGATTCTGATGATCCCTTTGGCAGACTGGTTCGCATAACACCTGGCGTGGGCAGATTTGTTGGCCGGAGTTATACTCCAAG GCAGTTGGTCAGTTCATCTCTTGGAACTCcattatttgagatttttgtgGTCAAAGATGCTGAGGAAAAGTATGCTATGCAA GTAGTATGTCTGCAACGAACTAAAGGAAGGTCAACAAACTCTACCAGTTCACGATCTAAATCTACACAGGTTCCATCCATTTCTGAAGATAAGAATGCATCTGTAGTGGATGTTCAGGAAAATGACATTAAGACAGAGAGGAGTGAGGGGAAGAGCATAAATATTGAGGAAGCAACTGAGGAAGGGATAAAAAGTGTGATAAATTTTCTCAAAGATAAGATTCCTGGGTTAAAAGTAAAAGTTGTGAACATTAACACTACAGACGAAGTGATGGAGGATAGTGATTTTGTGAAGCAGTTGATGCAAGAAGATGATGACAAGACAGGGTCTAGTGAGAATTCGGAAGAACATGCCAGTGATCTAGAAGAGATTCAGCCTGATGAGGTAGCTTTGGAAGGCAGTAGTGATTCCTCAGAAGATGGAAAAGATTTAGATATGAAGCTTTTTATTGGAGGGGTTGTACATAACAATGAAGATACTCCGAGCAAGGATGAGTATGTGCGTCTTCCAGCTGAAATTAAAGATATGGAGAGAGATTCTTTTGTACTACATGTTCAAAGAAGTCTAGATTCTGGCAGTAAAGAAAGTAAAGCATCCAAGGTGAAAGTGGCAGCTATAACAGCTAAAGGTATTTCTGAGCTTATGCCTTCAGATGTTGCCAAGGCATTTTGGGGCGCAGACAAAGTTTCTTCAAAG gtTTCAAGAAATGTGCGTGAAATCGTGAAACTTGCTGTTAGTCAGGCACAGAAGCAAAGCAGTTTATCTGAGTATACAACTTTCAGTAGAGTTACAACTTCTAATAGCAGTTTAGATCCATTTGACG GCCTATATGTTGGTGCATTTGGGCCTTATGGGACTGAGATAGTACAATTGAGGCGTAAATATGGTCATTGGAATATTGAGGATGACCAATCCTCAGATGTGGAGTTCTTTGAGTATGTTGAGGCTGTGAAGCTAACTGGGGATCTTAATGTCCCTGCTGGCCAG GTGACATTTCGTGCCAGAATTGGGAAAGGAAGTCGCAATTCCAACCGTGGGAAGTATCCAGATGAACTGGGAGTG GTGGCAAGTTACAAAGGTCAAGGAAGAATAGCAGAATTTGGCTTCAAAAATCCACAATGGGTTGATGGTGAACTTCTTCAACTTAATGGCAGG GGCATCGGACCATATGTCAAAGGGGCAGATCTGGGTTTCCTTTATGTTGTTCCAGAACAAAGTTTCCTTGTGCTGTTTAACCGGTTGAAGCTACCAGACTAA
- the LOC7483494 gene encoding CASP-like protein 4A2 isoform X2 — protein METARSDSKPKTQVPRSSSSNSDSQSQSPYRFQSPHRSDYGDPLESPPYASPSASPEKSLSPLQNSMAVVAVDTHKSTQYSPAPSSFPPDNLSAPPELVLNKVARERVADGVVRKVGTASVARRSRKEEKMRTGELGFRVSEIIMCLISFAVMAADKIQGWSGDSFYRYIEYRYCLAVNVIGFVYAGFQAYDLSYQLATGKHVIRHHLRQHFNFFMDQISFPEDHYCECSFVSPQLTWWVHLNSLCA, from the exons atggagacaGCGAGATCCGATTCCAAGCCGAAAACCCAAGTCCCACGATCCTCTTCTTCAAACTCCGACTCCCAATCCCAATCCCCTTACCGTTTCCAATCCCCTCACCGATCCGACTATGGCGACCCTCTCGAAAGCCCTCCCTACGCCTCTCCCTCTGCTTCCCCTGAAAAGTCACTCTCTCCGCTCCAAAACTCCATGGCCGTCGTTGCCGTTGACACCCACAAGTCTACTCAGTACTCCCCCGCACCTTCCTCTTTCCCGCCGGATAACCTCTCTGCGCCTCCTGAGCTGGTGCTGAACAAGGTGGCGAGGGAGAGAGTGGCAGATGGGGTGGTGAGGAAGGTGGGGACGGCGTCGGTGGCGAGGAGGTCgaggaaagaagagaagatgagGACTGGTGaattagggtttagggttagtgAGATTATCATGTGTTTGATATCTTTTGCTGTTATGGCTGCTGATAAGATTCAGGGATGGAGTGGTGATTCCTTTTATAGATATATAGAGTATAG GTATTGTTTGGCCGTGAATGTGATTGGGTTTGTGTATGCTGGATTTCAAGCTTATGATTTAAGCTATCAGCTAGCCACCGGGAAACATGTGATTCGACACCATCTTCGtcaacattttaatttcttcatggaTCAG ATTTCTTTTCCTGAGGACCATTATTGTGAATGTTCGTTTGTCTCTCCACAACTCACATGGTGGGTTCACCTGAATAGTCTTTGTGCATGA
- the LOC7483494 gene encoding CASP-like protein 4A3 isoform X1 — protein METARSDSKPKTQVPRSSSSNSDSQSQSPYRFQSPHRSDYGDPLESPPYASPSASPEKSLSPLQNSMAVVAVDTHKSTQYSPAPSSFPPDNLSAPPELVLNKVARERVADGVVRKVGTASVARRSRKEEKMRTGELGFRVSEIIMCLISFAVMAADKIQGWSGDSFYRYIEYRYCLAVNVIGFVYAGFQAYDLSYQLATGKHVIRHHLRQHFNFFMDQILAYLLVSASSSAATRVDDWQSNWGKDEFTEMATASVVMAFLAFIAYAGSSIISGYNLYNRDAI, from the exons atggagacaGCGAGATCCGATTCCAAGCCGAAAACCCAAGTCCCACGATCCTCTTCTTCAAACTCCGACTCCCAATCCCAATCCCCTTACCGTTTCCAATCCCCTCACCGATCCGACTATGGCGACCCTCTCGAAAGCCCTCCCTACGCCTCTCCCTCTGCTTCCCCTGAAAAGTCACTCTCTCCGCTCCAAAACTCCATGGCCGTCGTTGCCGTTGACACCCACAAGTCTACTCAGTACTCCCCCGCACCTTCCTCTTTCCCGCCGGATAACCTCTCTGCGCCTCCTGAGCTGGTGCTGAACAAGGTGGCGAGGGAGAGAGTGGCAGATGGGGTGGTGAGGAAGGTGGGGACGGCGTCGGTGGCGAGGAGGTCgaggaaagaagagaagatgagGACTGGTGaattagggtttagggttagtgAGATTATCATGTGTTTGATATCTTTTGCTGTTATGGCTGCTGATAAGATTCAGGGATGGAGTGGTGATTCCTTTTATAGATATATAGAGTATAG GTATTGTTTGGCCGTGAATGTGATTGGGTTTGTGTATGCTGGATTTCAAGCTTATGATTTAAGCTATCAGCTAGCCACCGGGAAACATGTGATTCGACACCATCTTCGtcaacattttaatttcttcatggaTCAG ATACTAGCATATCTTCTGGTATCAGCATCCTCTTCAGCCGCCACTCGGGTTGATGACTGGCAATCTAACTGGGGCAAAGATGAGTTCACAGAGATGGCAACTGCTTCGGTTGTCATGGCCTTCCTGGCTTTTATTGCCTATGCCGGTAGCTCCATTATATCTGGTTACAATCTATATAACCGGGACGCAATATGA